Proteins encoded within one genomic window of Bradyrhizobium sp. CB1717:
- a CDS encoding 2-oxoacid:acceptor oxidoreductase subunit alpha, translating to MSDKKPISSVNDFVVRFANVNGSGSASANEMFARAILRHGVPVSPRNIFPSNIQGLPTWYEVRVTEDGHLGARGGVDMMVAMNPQTWDKDVAGIEPGGYLFYDSTKPMPSTKFRDDITVIGVPLTAITNSTYTDPRQRQLFKNIIYLGALSALLDMDPKLIEQLIGEQYKSKEKLLSSNVHALHLGRDWALQNLKCPIGLRVKKSDKVGDRIFIEGNSAAALGAVYGGATVCAWYPITPSSSVAEAFTAHCQKYRHDPETGKAKYAIVQGEDELASIGIVIGASWNGARAFTATSGPGISLMTEFIGLSYFAEIPAVIMNIQRAGPSTGMPTRTQQCDIIACAYASHGDTKHVLLFPEDPAEAFEFAAAAFDLAERLQTTIFLMLDLDIGMNHRLCRPLKWDDARQYDRGKIMTAEMLEEGRDFGRYLDVDGDGIPYRTYPGTHPTKGSYFTRGTSRDRYARYSEEGTVYADNMQRLVRKFETAQDLVPRPLQANAERPTKYGVIYFGSTSPAMDEAIGLLETRGHQLDRLRIRAFPFHSSVASFLAEHDFVYVVEQNRDSQLRQLIVNENGIDPVRLVPIVHYDGSPITARYIAKAIGDHQDHLKVTPLRKAVS from the coding sequence ATGTCCGACAAAAAGCCGATCAGCAGCGTAAACGACTTCGTCGTCCGTTTCGCCAACGTCAACGGCTCGGGCTCGGCCAGCGCCAACGAGATGTTCGCGCGTGCGATCCTGCGCCATGGCGTGCCGGTGTCTCCGCGCAACATCTTCCCATCCAACATCCAGGGCCTGCCGACCTGGTACGAGGTGCGCGTGACGGAAGACGGCCATCTCGGCGCCCGCGGCGGCGTCGACATGATGGTGGCGATGAACCCGCAGACCTGGGACAAGGACGTCGCCGGCATCGAGCCCGGCGGCTACCTGTTCTACGATTCCACCAAGCCGATGCCGTCGACCAAGTTTCGCGACGACATCACCGTGATCGGCGTGCCGCTCACCGCGATCACCAACTCGACCTATACAGATCCGCGCCAGCGCCAGCTGTTCAAGAACATCATCTATTTGGGCGCGCTGTCGGCATTGCTCGACATGGACCCGAAGCTGATCGAGCAGCTGATCGGCGAGCAGTACAAGAGCAAGGAGAAGCTGCTCTCCTCCAACGTCCACGCGCTGCATCTCGGCCGCGACTGGGCGCTGCAGAATCTGAAATGCCCGATCGGGCTCAGGGTGAAGAAGTCCGACAAGGTCGGCGACCGCATCTTCATCGAGGGCAACAGCGCCGCCGCGCTCGGCGCGGTCTATGGCGGTGCCACCGTGTGCGCGTGGTATCCGATCACGCCGTCCTCGTCGGTGGCGGAGGCCTTCACCGCCCATTGCCAGAAGTACCGGCACGATCCGGAGACCGGCAAGGCGAAATACGCCATCGTGCAGGGCGAGGACGAGCTGGCCTCGATCGGCATCGTCATCGGCGCCTCCTGGAACGGCGCACGCGCCTTCACTGCAACCTCGGGCCCCGGCATCTCCCTGATGACGGAGTTCATCGGCCTCTCCTATTTCGCCGAGATTCCGGCCGTGATCATGAACATCCAGCGCGCCGGCCCCTCCACGGGCATGCCGACCCGCACCCAGCAATGCGACATCATCGCCTGCGCCTATGCCTCGCATGGCGACACCAAGCATGTGCTGCTGTTCCCGGAAGATCCGGCCGAAGCGTTCGAATTCGCGGCGGCCGCCTTCGATCTCGCCGAGCGTCTCCAGACCACGATCTTCCTGATGCTCGACCTCGACATCGGCATGAACCACCGGCTCTGCCGTCCGCTGAAGTGGGATGACGCCCGGCAATATGACCGCGGCAAGATCATGACGGCGGAGATGCTGGAAGAAGGCCGCGACTTCGGCCGCTATCTCGACGTCGACGGCGACGGCATCCCCTATCGCACCTATCCCGGCACACATCCGACCAAGGGCTCCTATTTCACCCGCGGCACCTCGCGCGACCGCTATGCGCGGTACTCGGAGGAAGGCACCGTCTATGCCGACAACATGCAGCGCCTGGTGCGCAAGTTCGAGACCGCGCAGGATCTGGTGCCGCGGCCGCTGCAGGCCAATGCGGAACGGCCGACCAAGTATGGCGTGATCTATTTCGGCTCGACCTCACCGGCGATGGACGAAGCGATCGGCCTGCTGGAGACGCGCGGCCATCAGCTCGATCGCCTGCGCATCCGCGCCTTCCCGTTCCATTCGAGCGTGGCGAGCTTCCTCGCCGAGCACGACTTCGTCTATGTCGTCGAGCAGAACCGCGACAGCCAGCTCCGCCAACTCATCGTCAACGAGAACGGCATCGATCCCGTCCGGCTCGTTCCGATCGTGCACTACGACGGCTCACCGATTACCGCCCGCTACATCGCAAAAGCCATTGGCGACCACCAGGATCACCTCAAGGTGACCCCGCTCCGCAAGGCCGTGTCATGA